A single window of Oxyura jamaicensis isolate SHBP4307 breed ruddy duck chromosome 3, BPBGC_Ojam_1.0, whole genome shotgun sequence DNA harbors:
- the KLHDC3 gene encoding kelch domain-containing protein 3 has translation MLRWAVHLEGGPRRVNHAAVAVGHKVYSFGGYCSGEDYETLRQIDVHVFNAVSLRWIKLPPVWTNSRDQVREVPYMRYGHSAVLIDDTVYIWGGRNDTEGACNVLYAFDVNTHKWFTPKVSGMVPGARDGHSACVLAKSMFIFGGYEQLADCFSNDIHKLDTTNMMWTLISAKGTPARWRDFHSATIIGTKMYVFGGRADRFGPFHSNNEIYCNRIKVFDTETNSWLDSPPTPVLPEGRRSHSAFSYNGELYVFGGYNARLNRHFHDLWKFNPVSLSWRKIEPKGKGPCPRRRQCCCRVGDKIILFGGTSPSPEEGMGDEFDLMDHSDLYILDFSPSLKTLCKLAVIQYSLDQSCLPHDIRWELSAMTTNSTISRPIVSSQG, from the exons ATGTTACGGTGGGCAGTGCACCTGGAAGGCGGGCCGCGCAGGGTGAACCACGCGGCCGTGGCCGTCGGCCACAAGGTGTATTCCTTCGGCGGGTACTGCTCCGGAGAAGACTATGAGACTCTGCGGCAGATCGACGTCCACGTCTTTAATGCAG TGTCGCTGCGCTGGATCAAGCTGCCTCCAGTGTGGACAAACAGCCGAGACCAAGTGAGAGAGGTGCCCTACATGAGGTATGGGCACTCGGCCGTGCTCATAGACGACACCGTCTACATCTGGGGTGGTCGCAACGACACAGAGGGAGCCTGCAACGTGCTCTATGCCTTCGATGTCA acaCGCACAAGTGGTTCACGCCAAAGGTGTCTGGAATGGTCCCAGGAGCGAGAGATGGGCACTCAGCTTGTGTCCTGGCAAAGAGCATGTTTATCTTCGGAGGCTACGAGCAGCTG GCCGACTGCTTTTCAAATGACATCCATAAACTGGACACCACGAACATGATGTGGACCTTAATCTCTGCCAAG GGTACACCAGCTCGCTGGAGAGACTTCCATTCAGCCACCATCATTGGAACAAAGATGTACGTGTTTGGGGGCAGAGCGGATCGCTTTGGGCCATTTCACTCCAACAACGAGATCTACTGTAACCGCATTAAAGTGTTCGATACAGAAACCAACTCCTGGCTGGACTCCCCTCCAACCCCGGTGCTTCCTGAAGGCCGACGGAGCCATTCGGCAT TCAGCTACAATGGGGAGCTGTACGTCTTTGGTGGCTACAACGCACGCCTCAACAGACACTTCCACGATCTCTGGAAATTCAATCCAG TTTCCCTTTCCTGGAGGAAGATCGAGCCCAAGGGGAAAGGCCCGTGTCCTCGCCGccggcagtgctgctgcagagtgGGAGACAAGATCATTCTCTTTGGCGGCACCAG CCCGTCTCCGGAGGAGGGCATGGGCGACGAATTCGACCTGATGGATCACTCAGACCTCTACATCCTCGACTTCA GCCCCAGCCTGAAGACGCTGTGCAAGCTGGCAGTGATTCAGTACAGCCTGGACCAGTCCTGCCTTCCCCACGACATCAG ATGGGAGCTCTCGGCCATGACGACCAACAGCACCATCAGCCGCCCCATCGTCTCCTCGCAGGGCTGA
- the MEA1 gene encoding male-enhanced antigen 1: MAVAASMGPERVCPGEPGPPEAPEGAAGWSGDEEEEEEEEEEEVEEEEGGGYLYQPLSQEPEQGPGEAAGPGLQERLQMLGLHLPEPPADSEEEEEEEGAAAQSSRSSIPMDPEHVELVKRTMAGVKLPTLGIPPWASEISEDQWKDVVRRTLQARQSLSGPRPEWK, from the exons ATGGCGGTGGCGGCCAGCATGGGGCCGGAACGGGTCTGTCCCGGAGAGCCGGGGCCGCCGGAGGCCCCCGAGGGCGCTGCGGGTTGGAGCGGAgacgaggaggaagaggaggaggaggaggaagaggaggtggaggaggaggaaggcggcgGGTACCTCTACCAGCCGCTGAGCCAGGAACCGGAGCAGGGCCCCGGCGAGGCGGCGGGCCccgggctgcaggagcggctgcag ATGCTGGGGCTGCACCTGCCCGAGCCGCCCGCCgacagcgaggaggaggaggaggaggaaggcgcgGCGGCTCAGAGCAGCCGCAGCTCCATCCCCATGGACCCAG AGCACGTGGAGCTGGTGAAGAGGACGATGGCCGGCGTGAAGCTCCCCACCCTGGGCATCCCGCCCTGGGCCAGCGAGATCTCCGAGGACCAGTGGAAGGACGTGGTGCGGCGCACGCTGCAGGCCAGGCAGAGCCTGAGCGGCCCCAGGCCCGAGTGGAAGTGA